GTTGACTTGGCCGCTGGGGTGAGCTTCGATATGGGTGTTGCCCCGCCGTCATTACATCAGCAACAGTGGCAAAAAAAGCTGACTTTTTCTCGGGCTGAGCGCAGTGCTACACTACTGAGCCAACTGGCCGTTAATCAAAGCGGTGAGCTGCGCTTAGTGTTAACCTCGGGGGCAGGTATCCCGCTGTTGTCCATGGCCTTTAGTGATGATGAGAAAATAAGCGTAAGCACTCAGTTAGCCACGCTGCCGATTGACCCGGAGTACATTTTGGCCGATGTGCAGTTGGTGCATTGGCCGATGCAGCAACTCAAGGCGCAGTTAAAAGGGGCGCAAATACAGGAATTCCAGCGCGGCGCGACCCGAGTGAGGGAAA
This Pseudoalteromonas ruthenica DNA region includes the following protein-coding sequences:
- a CDS encoding DUF3261 domain-containing protein, whose product is MRAVWIIIVSVLSACTTVPERNAKSVDLAAGVSFDMGVAPPSLHQQQWQKKLTFSRAERSATLLSQLAVNQSGELRLVLTSGAGIPLLSMAFSDDEKISVSTQLATLPIDPEYILADVQLVHWPMQQLKAQLKGAQIQEFQRGATRVREIKRAHTLLLRIEYQGATTTLTNYMHQYQIIFTEVGV